One window from the genome of Eucalyptus grandis isolate ANBG69807.140 chromosome 7, ASM1654582v1, whole genome shotgun sequence encodes:
- the LOC104454893 gene encoding uncharacterized protein LOC104454893, translating to MSKSKANNEKVKQFRWSKPMERVLLEILADEASKGNKPSSTFKPSSITRVVNTINEKFSVCCEPDHVENHLKTVKSNWKTIQIVRGKSGFSWDDKLKMVIAGKNEFDQYVAVHPSHGKYLNKMIDMYDEMAMVVGRDIATGSFAKRFGDIDATKLTPHLST from the exons ATGAGTAAAAGTAAGGCAAACAATGAGAAGGTCAAGCAATTTAGATGGTCGAAGCCTATGGAACGTGTTTTACTTGAAATTCTCGCTGATGAAGCTAGTAAAGGAAACAAGCCTTCAAGTACATTCAAACCCTCTTCAATTACTCGAGTTGTCAATACAATAAATGAGAAGTTTAGTGTTTGTTGTGAGCCCGACCATGTTGAGAACCATTTGAAGACAGTCAAAAGCAATTGGAAGACGATTCAAATTGTGCGTGGCAAGAGTGGATTCAGTTGGGATGACAAGTTGAAAATGGTCATAGCTgggaaaaatgaatttgatcaATATGTGGCG GTCCATCCTTCTCATGGAAAGTATTTGAATAAAATGATtgacatgtatgatgagatGGCTATGGTGGTTGGGAGAGATATAGCCACCGGAAGCTTTGCTAAACGGTTCGGGGACATCGATGCAACGAAGTTGACTCCTCACCTGTCGACTTAG